A region of the Candidatus Methylomirabilis oxygeniifera genome:
AGCGGCATCGCCTATACCACAGACGGCACAACGAACTATGAGGGCAACGCATTGTACGGAATCAAGCCCGTGGTCGATCAGAACTGGAAACAGATCCAGCCGATTACAGGCACTGTCCCGACCTACTACAATCACGGCGCGAAAAGCACGGACGTTCGCGCCGTTCACTGGGAGTGGGGATACATCCCGGATAATTTCGCGGGGTATGCGAATGTCAGCGTCAGTTTCCCGAAGTTTCAACCGAATACGTGCTACAACAAGATTCAAGTCGATATACCCGTGATACAGTACTGCCAGGCGGATTCGAAACACGCAGAGGATCATATGTGGAAACGGGACAGGATGAAGGCAAAAGGCGACTTTCATAGGGTCTATGCGTGGATGAAGGAGGCTACATCCGTGTTCCCGACCGAGACGATTGTCGCCCCCGGCTATGTCGCGTCTTTGACCATTGTCAGGAACCTCACCACCAACCCCTTGCCGGCATCCTGTGGAGGAACAGGACAGACGATCGAGCTGTATCCGACAGCAGCCGAAATCGACATGTATTTGCCGCCCCTTGATGGCGACATCTCTGCCGGCAGCGGAAGCGGTGGCGGCGATCATATGCATTAGGATCTGTTACCCCACCTCTACAGCTGTAACCCTGCCGTTGGCAAGAGCTGGAGGAGTGGGAATCCGCTTGCACCATTTGATCACCTATTGACAGATATTGACACTTGAAAAATCCTCGTGGTAGAGTTGTCGTGCTCCTCCACCATTACGGTGTCGGCAGCATCGAGGGAAGACGAACAACTTGTCATGAGGAGGAAGTCAGGATGAGGCGAAGGATTGCAGCAGCAGCGTTATTCCTGGGGGTGGTGACTTTCGTAGGAACTGGTATCTCCTGGGCAGCAAAGTCGCATATGGTTGAGGCGACCGAGCACACCCAGGCAGCCGCCGAGCACGGCAAAGCGGGGCATGCCGATGTAGCAGCGACACACGCGACGGCGGCCCTGCAACATGCCGAGGCCGCTCAGAAGGAGAAGGCCGACCCCCATAAGGAAGCGGCCATCAAGGGATTGAAGGAGGCCGTTGAGCACGGCAAGGCTGGACACGCCGATGTCGCCGGCAAGGCCGCTGCAGGGGCACTCGAACACCTCAAAGCGGTAAAGTAAGAACGCCTCTCTACTTAACGAATGAAGACAATAGGCAGGAAGATTTTTTCCTGCCTATTGTCTTTCTTGATCCTTCAGCCTACACACCTGAATCGTTACG
Encoded here:
- a CDS encoding conserved exported protein of unknown function (Evidence 4 : Homologs of previously reported genes of unknown function); its protein translation is MRRRIAAAALFLGVVTFVGTGISWAAKSHMVEATEHTQAAAEHGKAGHADVAATHATAALQHAEAAQKEKADPHKEAAIKGLKEAVEHGKAGHADVAGKAAAGALEHLKAVK
- a CDS encoding conserved exported protein of unknown function (Evidence 4 : Homologs of previously reported genes of unknown function) — protein: MRRVRTIAFAALLAGAFISADAWAFPHANIRSKDTLDAYTGRNYQEGTSAVLSINIGHGCTHSGESYTTRLVTALFPNSSNPNLSGIAYTTDGTTNYEGNALYGIKPVVDQNWKQIQPITGTVPTYYNHGAKSTDVRAVHWEWGYIPDNFAGYANVSVSFPKFQPNTCYNKIQVDIPVIQYCQADSKHAEDHMWKRDRMKAKGDFHRVYAWMKEATSVFPTETIVAPGYVASLTIVRNLTTNPLPASCGGTGQTIELYPTAAEIDMYLPPLDGDISAGSGSGGGDHMH